In the Longimicrobiales bacterium genome, AGCCCGGTAAGATCGAGATCCACGTTATACCTCCCCGGCATTCGCCGGTTTGAGTCGTATGGTCACTGATCGGCCGCCTCAGCTCCCACCGGAACTGCGGGCCCGGGGCCCAGGGCCCGGGGCCCGGGGCCCGCCGTACTGTTACTTGGAGTACAGCTCCACGATGAGCTGCTCCTGCACCGGCAGCGGGATGTCGGCGCGCGTCGGCCGCTCCAGCATGCGACCCGCGCGGGAACCGTCATCGACCGCCAGCCAGCGCACCGTCGACTCGCGCGTCTTCGACTCGAGCGACGCCGCAACCGGCAGGATATCCTTCGACTTCTCCGAAACGCGCACCTCGTCGCCCGGCTTCACGACGTAGCTCGGGATGTCCACCAGCTCGCCGTTCACCTGCACGTGACGATGACGCACGAGCTGGCGCGCCGCCTTCCGGCTCGACGCAAAACCGAGACGGTAGACGAT is a window encoding:
- the rpsD gene encoding 30S ribosomal protein S4, giving the protein MARYTGPVCKLCRREGQKLFLKGTKCYTEKCPVERRNYPPGQHGASQARRRKTSEYSLQLREKQKVKRIYGVGERYFRTLYERAARQPGVTGENLLVGLESRLDNIVYRLGFASSRKAARQLVRHRHVQVNGELVDIPSYVVKPGDEVRVSEKSKDILPVAASLESKTRESTVRWLAVDDGSRAGRMLERPTRADIPLPVQEQLIVELYSK